A single region of the Garra rufa chromosome 6, GarRuf1.0, whole genome shotgun sequence genome encodes:
- the LOC141336294 gene encoding RNA exonuclease 5-like yields MKSETRSAEGQMDSSSSSSSSCCKRKAVDSLISDCSEERERLQLHSQDVRDLIQYITLRYSRNVRKPSWFGVDVERVSRVNVMILDGLTQSHFYRYFSHFRHLRNKYSARWSLTPSSCDLLISDLLDGEVQMCDRAPKTRATLPGAVMWHPVIQRFGLRNGGLSKFLLTEEEMIKQKYPVKGGQGCKGFVCTQSDGSVTDSSPLFGLDCEMCLTRVGLEVTRVALVDGSGCCILDELVKPLNPIIDYCTRYTL; encoded by the exons ATGAAGAGTGAAACTCGATCAGCTGAAGGACAGATGGACTCATCttcatcctcctcttcctcgtGCTGTAAGAGGAAGGCAGTGGACAGTCTGATCTCAGACTGTAgtgaggagagagagagactgcAGCTCCACTCACAG GACGTGCGTGATCTGATCCAGTACATCACACTCAGATACTCACGCAACGTGAGGAAacccag cTGGTTTGGTGTGGACGTTGAGCGAGTGTCCCGTGTGAACGTGATGATTCTGGATGGACTCACACAGAGTCACTTCTACAGATACTTCAGTCACTTCAGACACCTGAGAAACAAATACAGCGCA AGATGGAGTCTGACGCCCTCCTCGTGTGACTTGCTGATCTCAGACCTCCTCGACGGCGAGGTCCAGATGTGTGACAGAGCGCCAAAAACACGTGCGACGCTTCCAG gtgcGGTGATGTGGCATCCTGTCATTCAACGCTTCGGTCTGAGAAACGGAGGACTGAGCAAATTCCTGCTGACCGAAGAGGAAATGATCAAACAGAAGTATCCTGTGAAgg GTGGCCAGGGCTGTAAGGGGTTTGTTTGCACACAGAGTGATGGGAGCGTGACGGACAGCAGTCCTCTGTTCGGTCTGGACTGTGAGATG tGTCTGACGCGTGTGGGGTTAGAGGTCACGCGTGTGGCTCTGGTGGATGGCAGTGGATGCTGTATACTGGATGAACTGGTCAAACCACTGAACCCCATCATCGACTACTGCACCAGGTACACACtttag
- the eri2 gene encoding LOW QUALITY PROTEIN: ERI1 exoribonuclease 2 (The sequence of the model RefSeq protein was modified relative to this genomic sequence to represent the inferred CDS: deleted 1 base in 1 codon), translated as MSTKSLAKELGLIRKRSHSSGADQRSSVCKQRFSFLIIIDFESTCWREKNSSGQEIIEFPAVLLNVSNGEVESEFHSYVQPQERPVLSDFCRELTGITQDQVDSAPPLHICLSRFSRWLQGLQQERGVVFETDSAGPAPSGHPCAFVTWSDWDLGVCLLYECKRKQLSVPEALKSWIDLRATYRLFYNRKPKGLRGALLDLGIQFTGREHSGLVDARNTALLAWRMVCDGCLLTVTKCLRRVSSSALLHTCTGDSTPCTHRSQSGAALSCVKRVSLCLSQALVKSRPPCGNISSERPSALSERNPQQTSVCRSLVSPRTLLSSSRSPLCGSASAPIGNHSYGTLAGLSDTTYDPDTPDTCQQDGDLLTEEEEPGSYDDVLLGAEPEPTQPNETTSVHHKTTRPASSSSGLFKTPKPLPRTDPYGPLSRFLGRSGASFTVYKDPPTMPRPPPPSCAVIGSSSKITAPLCGCGRRARRLTVGNGGPNHGRVFYCCAVRRQSSSRTHKGCDFFKWESGLIQNHLRTPKNTGSRSLR; from the exons ATGTCAACCAAGAGTCTGGCGAA AGAGCTGGGTCTGATCCGGAAGCGCAGTCATTCGTCTGGAGCTGATCAGCGTTCGTCTGTCTGCA AGCAGCGTTTCTCATTCCTGATCATCATTGATTTCGAGTCCACATGCTGGAGAGAGAAGAACAGCTCCGGCCAGGAGATCA TTGAGTTTCCGGCGGTCCTGCTGAACGTGTCGAATGGAGAGGTGGAGTCAGAGTTTCACTCGTATGTTCAGCCGCAGGAGCGTCCCGTTCTGTCAGACTTCTGCAGGGAGCTCACGGGCATCACACAG GATCAGGTGGACTCCGCCCCTCCTCTCCACATCTGTCTGTCCAGATTCAGTCGCTGGCTGCAGGGCCTCCAGCAGGAGAGGGGCGTGGTCTTTGAGACGGACAGCGCAGGCCCCGCCCCCTCCGGACACCCCTGTGCGTTTGTCACATGGTCAG actGGGATCTGGGAGTCTGTCTGCTGTACGAGTGCAAAAGGAAGCAGCTGAGCGTTCCTGAAGCTCTGAAGAGCTGGATTGACCTGCGAGCCACTTACagg CTGTTCTATAACAGGAAGCCCAAAGGTCTGAGAGGAGCTCTGCTGGACCTCGGCATCCAGTTCACAGGAAGAGAGCACTcag GTCTGGTGGACGCGAGGAACACGGCTCTGCTGGCGTGGAGGATGGTGTGTGACGGCTGTCTGCTGACCGTGACCAAGTGTCTGCGGAGGGTGAGTTCT TCTGCACTCCTGCACACCTGCACAGGTGACTCCACCCCCTGCACACACCGCAGCCAATCAGGAGCGGCGCTGAGCTGTGTTAAACgagtctctctctgtctgtctcaggCGCTGGTGAAGTCCAGACCTCCGTGTGGAAACATCTCCAGTGAGCGACCCTCAGCCCTGAGTGAACGTAACCCACAGCAGACGAGTGTGTGTCGATCTCTGGTGTCTCCTCGCACCCTCCTCTCCAGCTCACGCTCACCGCTGTGTGGCTCCGCATCCGCACCCATCGGGAATCACAGCTACGGCACACTGGCCGGACTCTCAGACACGACCTACGACCCCGACACCCCAGATACCTGTCAACAAGATGGAGACCTGCTGACCGAGGAGGAGGAGCCTGGCTCCTATGATGATGTGCTGCTGGGGGCGGAGCCTGAACCCACACAACCCAATGAAACCACATCAGTCCACCACAAAACCACCAGACCGGCGTCCAGCTCCTCAGGTCTGTTTAAGACACCCAAACCGCTGCCGCGCACAGACCCTTACGGGCCGCTCTCACGCTTCTTAGGACGCAGCGGAGCATCGTTCACTGTTTATAAAGACCCGCCCACTATGCCCCGCCCCCCTCCTCCGTCCTGCGCTGTCATTGGCTCGTCGTCTAAGATCACGGCTCCTCTGTGTGGCTGCGGCCGGAGGGCCAGGCGTCTGACGGTGGGGAACGGCGGGCCCAATCACGGCCGTGTGTTTTACTGCTGCGCCGTCAGACGCCAGAGCTCCAGCCGAACACACAAGGGCTGCGACTTCTTCAAATGGGAGTCTGGATTAATCCAGAACCACCTCAGAACACCAAAGAACACCGGCTCCAGATCCCTCCGGTGA